AAAGAAGCTAAATTCTTATTTCttaaaaaatgacatttttgtggatctacagtatatatctttatacacatttttttttttttttttttaatataaaatgATGatataaaagttaaagaatgcaCACACCTTTAAGTACAAAGAATGTTGAGCTATTGCAAATGGCAAGATATGTCTTATGGAGTATGACATTTCACTGCGAGTCATTTACATGTCAAGGACTGTTCTTTTTATGGTTGAATTCAAAGCGGCAACATTTTAAAAAAGGAGCTTGTAACAAACCATACAATTGGAAAATTACTATAAGTGATACTTCACATTAAAAAAAAGAAGTTTTTTGAGCAAACTTGCATACTGTACGGCCATTCATTTTCACTGATTGATATGTAACCGGAAGCAGCATTTCAATTACTCTGAATGTTTACATTAtctgtttatttttgtaatacaCTGACAGATTTCTGAGCAGGCCATTCTTTATCAAAGATGTTGTAGTGTGACAAGAACCGAGAGAAGAAAATAATTTATCTTTCAAATTAAAACAGATTTTGACAAATGCAGAATATCTTAAAACATGTTCTctttacaaataaaatgttaaatgtcTATAAGGTGCTACTTCAGTCTTTCAAGGGGTTCTTCCATTCTTTTGGTGTGAACAATGAATTTTCACCTTCTTCATATCAAGTATTGTACAGTTTTCTTTTCCCCCTAATTCATTTTCTGGTCACCACTTTAGTCACCATTGAAACAGTAGTcgttttttttgtcatgaaaagaTTTTAAAAAAACTTGTGTTTAACCTTGGTTCACTAAAATACATGCACAGATCAGACAAATAGCatataaatacattacaaaataAGTGTTAAAAAAAAGCTTGGCAAAACAAATCAAATAAGACATGGTCCAGTCAGGCAGTATCACAACAAAATATAAGACTGATTTCTGGCGGCTCAGTTCGGCCCAGTGCAGTAACTGTGAACAATGTTATCTTAGTGCAATAAAATTCTGGTCAGTTACACAGCCGTCtttctgtctgtttatctgtctcttcCCTCAGCTCCAGACCTCTTAACTACTTCTCCAGTTTCTCAAGAGCAGTGACGAACACCAGGTGATCTTCTGGTGACTTGCCATGGGTCTTGCTGAGGTGCAGTTTGACCGCGTGCTTGCTGACGAATGTCCGATTGCAAAGCCTGCACTGGTAAACTGAGCCAGTGTCGTCGTCTGGTGCGGTCAGGGATGCCAGGGTGCTACCGAAAGTCATTTTGTCTGTGATCACCTTGGAGGCAGCCTGCTGCTCCCGTAGGTGCTCATTGGACAGCTTGGACAGGTCCTTCAAGCTGAAGCCCAGGTGAGACTCCAGGTGGCCGATGTAGGCGGACGCAGTCCTGAACTGCGAGGCACAGTCACCGCAGAGGAACACAGGCTGGCAGGAGTCCATGTTCTTCAGGAACTTGGTCCCGCCAGTCCGCCGGAGCTGGTACTTGACGTTGGCCAGCCAGTGAGAGATGGTGGTCATGGAGAGGCCTGTGAACTTGCAGATGTGAACCCGCTCTTGGGGGCCGAGGTCCGTCATGGCGTAGCGGCCCTCCGGGGTCTCCCGCAGGCTAGAGCAGAATTGAGCTTGGAGGATGAGGAGGTGCTGGGGGTTCCAGTTGGACTGCCGCCCTTTCCTCTTCTGGACCGGGGAGAGGTCCTCCAGAGCATCCTCGAACGCACTGCCGTCTGCGTCCGACTTCTCTGAGATGGATGACGGGGCGGAGGACTTGGGTGTCAGCCTGCCTGTAAGGTTCTTCACCATGTCTGAGATGTCCATCAAAGCATTCTCTCTCAGAGGAGCAGAAatgtcagacagagacaggcttgaCATTATGGGTTTGTTACCATTtatgctgctgttgctgttgatgacagtgctgttgttgttgctgtttttgGACTTCCTCAGGTCCATAGGCTGGTCGTTGTTCTcgtactggtagtagtggttgatAGGCTCGGCTTGCTTGGCTTGAGTCTGGTTGAAGGCCGGTTTCTCCATCACGCTGTTGCTGATCTTGTAGAGCATGGCCAGCGGGTCGCCCGCGGGACTGATGGGCTTGGAGGCCTTGCCCAGATGGTTGTTCATGATTGACTGAAGTGCGCTGAGGGGATTGATGAAAGGCCTCTCTGGTGAGTGATCGGTGATGATGCCCAAGCTGTTGGTGCCGTTGGTGATGGGTGACTGGCGAGTCTCTGGGCCGTTCTTTGAATGGCTGTGGTGGTTGTCTACCAGGCTCTCTTTGGGCTCCTTTTTGCAGACCAGCTCCGACTCTAAATTTCCAGGGCTGCTGTTCCTCACAAGGGGCTTCCCGACAGTGAGGTCATTGGGCGCTGATTGGTGGTCCCTCTGCTCTTTCAGTACAGGAGACGGCGACTTGATAGAGGATGGATGCCTGTGGCGGTCCAAGCTGACcatcttctcctctttctctttcttcacagcagcagcaacagctttCCTTGTGACCTTCTCCACCAGCTCTTCCATGGCAGTAACATTGCTCCTGAGAGAGGGCGGAGATGCTGGGCTCCTGGGGGAGTGGCTCACTGAGCCTGAGTCCTGGGTCACCAGGCCGCGGATCCCGCTGTTGAACACCGGCTGGATCTGCACACTCTGGACCGAGGAGTGCAGTGCTGCATGCTTCATGTGGCCCTGGAGCTGGTAAGCAGCGTGGATGCTGGGGTAGCCACCACCCCACTGGGGCGTGCCCGTCTGGGCCTTGCTGATGGCACTGGACACAGTGTTCTCCAGGGACTTGAGGATGTCCAAACCTCCTTTAGGAGCCTCCTCCAGGTCCTCCTCTGTCA
The sequence above is drawn from the Salmo salar chromosome ssa05, Ssal_v3.1, whole genome shotgun sequence genome and encodes:
- the LOC106605074 gene encoding teashirt homolog 1 isoform X3 — protein: MKAVYANLISDASWSSIAMDIMKATPATAGAIPIPTATSPPTTTTHNNNHSENSNASSQHHNGRRSTATTNHHTSSGSGSGSSNGTAATSICSNSGTSSGGGGASNGGAVAYDWHQAALAKTFQHTPYQLLPEPSLFSTVQLYRQNNKLYGSVFTGASKFRCKDCSGAYDTLVGLTVHMNESGHYRDDNKDKEEERGKRWSKPRKRSLMEMEGKEDAQKVLKCMYCGHSFESLQDLSVHMIKTKHYQKVPLKEPMPALATKLMPSAKKRALQDALVSPCSPDSVHGNGGHMPQGDIGKDPKSTTNPYVTPNNRYGYQNGASYTWQFEARKAQILKCMECGSSHDTLQQLTAHMMVTGHFLKVTNSASKKGKQLVFDPVVEEKIQSIPLPPTTTRLPVPSVKSQPVSPALSCGSDEKREPEDERMEANEPGEKKIKEEKEEPGEKTEVNAGSYKYLTEEDLEEAPKGGLDILKSLENTVSSAISKAQTGTPQWGGGYPSIHAAYQLQGHMKHAALHSSVQSVQIQPVFNSGIRGLVTQDSGSVSHSPRSPASPPSLRSNVTAMEELVEKVTRKAVAAAVKKEKEEKMVSLDRHRHPSSIKSPSPVLKEQRDHQSAPNDLTVGKPLVRNSSPGNLESELVCKKEPKESLVDNHHSHSKNGPETRQSPITNGTNSLGIITDHSPERPFINPLSALQSIMNNHLGKASKPISPAGDPLAMLYKISNSVMEKPAFNQTQAKQAEPINHYYQYENNDQPMDLRKSKNSNNNSTVINSNSSINGNKPIMSSLSLSDISAPLRENALMDISDMVKNLTGRLTPKSSAPSSISEKSDADGSAFEDALEDLSPVQKRKGRQSNWNPQHLLILQAQFCSSLRETPEGRYAMTDLGPQERVHICKFTGLSMTTISHWLANVKYQLRRTGGTKFLKNMDSCQPVFLCGDCASQFRTASAYIGHLESHLGFSLKDLSKLSNEHLREQQAASKVITDKMTFGSTLASLTAPDDDTGSVYQCRLCNRTFVSKHAVKLHLSKTHGKSPEDHLVFVTALEKLEK
- the LOC106605074 gene encoding teashirt homolog 1 isoform X2, with amino-acid sequence MPRRKQQEPRRSAAYSPEDEFKAGAADEEHLQDDGLSLNGEDTAYLCNEEEDGGQPPSYRASPLSNGTNPDAGYGSPLSDASDRLTDFKSTSSRDGHEREEAPIPSGPNNGLSLRDSLAQMKAVYANLISDASWSSIAMDIMKATPATAGAIPIPTATSPPTTTTHNNNHSENSNASSQHHNGRRSTATTNHHTSSGSGSGSSNGTAATSICSNSGTSSGGGGASNGGAVAYDWHQAALAKTFQHTPYQLLPEPSLFSTVQLYRQNNKLYGSVFTGASKFRCKDCSGAYDTLVGLTVHMNESGHYRDDNKDKEEERGKRWSKPRKRSLMEMEGKEDAQKVLKCMYCGHSFESLQDLSVHMIKTKHYQKVPLKEPMPALATKLMPSAKKRALQDALVSPCSPDSVHGNGGHMPQGDIGKDPKSTTNPYVTPNNRYGYQNGASYTWQFEARKAQILKCMECGSSHDTLQQLTAHMMVTGHFLKVTNSASKKGKQLVFDPVVEEKIQSIPLPPTTTRLPVPSVKSQPVSPALSCGSDEKREPEDERMEANEPGEKKIKEEKEEPGEKTEVNAGSYKYLTEEDLEEAPKGGLDILKSLENTVSSAISKAQTGTPQWGGGYPSIHAAYQLQGHMKHAALHSSVQSVQIQPVFNSGIRGLVTQDSGSVSHSPRSPASPPSLRSNVTAMEELVEKVTRKAVAAAVKKEKEEKMVSLDRHRHPSSIKSPSPVLKEQRDHQSAPNDLTVGKPLVRNSSPGNLESELVCKKEPKESLVDNHHSHSKNGPETRQSPITNGTNSLGIITDHSPERPFINPLSALQSIMNNHLGKASKPISPAGDPLAMLYKISNSVMEKPAFNQTQAKQAEPINHYYQYENNDQPMDLRKSKNSNNNSTVINSNSSINGNKPIMSSLSLSDISAPLRENALMDISDMVKNLTGRLTPKSSAPSSISEKSDADGSAFEDALEDLSPVQKRKGRQSNWNPQHLLILQAQFCSSLRETPEGRYAMTDLGPQERVHICKFTGLSMTTISHWLANVKYQLRRTGGTKFLKNMDSCQPVFLCGDCASQFRTASAYIGHLESHLGFSLKDLSKLSNEHLREQQAASKVITDKMTFGSTLASLTAPDDDTGSVYQCRLCNRTFVSKHAVKLHLSKTHGKSPEDHLVFVTALEKLEK